The bacterium genome includes a window with the following:
- a CDS encoding TolC family protein — MLLIILLTQVQVDSITMQDAIERAFMNSPAYFESQLSVTKARIQFYQSLFNILPTLSATTTMSTNELNDVETSQCTNALNATLPVFDLDIISSIFVAGGQLTGSKIQHRSDVAGLILRIKTAYYNLINGRELVRSSTVAIERAQKNYDLVKTKLDLGSASRLEMLQAEVFRLRTLQDQARAKTMEATAREELKTLLGADRIYVPVDSITEPDSVVFMDIDSLLALLERVNYSIRVADQVQRISRLNLYASYLSFMPRISFFYSKTLYADSFKFDFEYFSDRAATNYGFSVALPIFELKGLIFKVLNARADARQKSYARVRTIMEAKKSLRTAYFSLQESYDRLQFAKKSYEATDEAAKIAAERYALGALSLLDLLTIESSGYDARVTYVQSLTDYYVQRANLSYLIGEQER, encoded by the coding sequence ATGCTACTGATCATATTGCTGACCCAGGTTCAGGTTGATTCGATAACCATGCAGGATGCCATCGAACGCGCATTTATGAACAGCCCTGCTTATTTTGAATCGCAGTTGTCTGTGACAAAAGCGCGGATACAATTCTACCAAAGTCTTTTTAACATCCTTCCTACTCTGTCCGCAACCACGACCATGTCGACCAATGAATTGAACGATGTTGAAACATCTCAATGCACCAATGCCCTGAATGCCACGCTGCCGGTATTCGATCTGGACATCATAAGCTCGATCTTCGTCGCCGGCGGACAGCTTACCGGAAGTAAGATCCAGCACCGATCCGACGTTGCCGGACTGATCCTGCGGATCAAGACCGCTTATTACAATCTCATAAACGGACGGGAACTCGTGCGGTCATCGACGGTCGCGATCGAGCGGGCTCAGAAGAACTATGACCTGGTGAAGACCAAGCTGGATCTTGGTTCAGCGTCCCGGCTGGAAATGCTCCAGGCCGAGGTTTTTCGACTGCGCACACTGCAAGACCAGGCGCGGGCGAAGACCATGGAAGCTACTGCCCGGGAAGAGCTCAAGACGCTGCTGGGCGCCGACCGGATTTACGTGCCCGTGGACTCAATAACCGAACCCGATTCGGTGGTTTTCATGGATATCGATTCCCTGCTTGCCCTGCTGGAAAGGGTGAATTACTCGATCCGGGTCGCAGACCAGGTGCAGCGCATCTCCCGTCTTAACCTGTACGCATCATACCTGTCTTTCATGCCGCGAATATCTTTTTTCTACTCAAAAACCCTCTATGCCGATTCGTTCAAGTTCGATTTTGAGTACTTCAGCGACCGCGCGGCGACGAACTACGGTTTTTCCGTAGCCTTGCCGATCTTTGAACTGAAAGGATTGATCTTCAAGGTCCTGAATGCGCGAGCTGATGCGCGTCAGAAAAGTTACGCCCGGGTCCGGACGATAATGGAAGCTAAAAAATCACTGCGGACCGCATATTTTTCACTGCAAGAATCGTACGACCGTCTGCAGTTTGCTAAAAAAAGCTATGAAGCTACGGATGAGGCGGCAAAGATCGCGGCTGAGCGGTATGCTTTGGGCGCGCTGTCACTGCTCGATTTGTTGACGATCGAGTCCAGCGGATACGATGCACGGGTGACCTATGTTCAATCATTGACCGATTATTACGTGCAAAGGGCGAATTTATCCTATCTGATCGGCGAACAGGAGCGGTGA
- a CDS encoding YIP1 family protein produces MLDIFFSPIKVFEKLKEKPKWIKPLIIVLVVIVLSAVITVFLTKDTALTQQEEAMRERGMSDEQIEQAKQFIGGPIAAVLGGVFAVIITVVILLIFSLLINVLIPVFGGMSSFKTVFSVVSHAALVRIPSTIIRIILILLTKSLYVSASLALIVPGMDKGSFAYRVLAGFDGFVIWEMALVALGISITNNLSKKNAFILIFLILLVSIFIGAALGGLGGRPA; encoded by the coding sequence ATGTTAGATATCTTTTTTTCACCAATAAAAGTTTTTGAAAAATTGAAGGAAAAACCGAAATGGATAAAACCCCTGATCATAGTTTTAGTGGTCATTGTGCTTTCAGCCGTAATTACTGTCTTTTTAACCAAGGACACAGCGCTTACCCAACAAGAAGAAGCGATGCGGGAACGCGGTATGTCCGACGAGCAGATCGAACAGGCGAAACAATTTATCGGTGGACCTATCGCGGCGGTATTGGGCGGAGTGTTCGCGGTCATTATAACGGTAGTCATTCTGTTGATATTCAGCCTTTTGATCAACGTGCTGATACCGGTTTTCGGCGGAATGAGTTCATTCAAAACGGTTTTTTCCGTAGTGAGCCATGCCGCGCTGGTTCGCATCCCCAGCACGATCATCAGGATAATCCTTATTTTACTTACGAAATCCCTGTATGTTTCGGCTTCCCTGGCATTGATCGTTCCGGGTATGGACAAAGGTTCATTTGCCTACCGCGTACTTGCCGGTTTTGACGGGTTTGTCATATGGGAAATGGCCCTGGTGGCGCTGGGGATCAGTATAACCAATAATCTATCGAAGAAAAACGCGTTCATCCTTATATTTCTGATCCTCTTAGTATCGATCTTCATCGGTGCCGCCCTTGGAGGCCTGGGCGGCCGTCCAGCCTAG
- the rfbD gene encoding dTDP-4-dehydrorhamnose reductase, whose protein sequence is MKVFITGADGALGQEMQNILRAEKVNFLPTDINQLDITYFKKVNESVMAYRPDVIIHCAAISDVDECEKTKDLAYRINVLGTLGLAIIANKIDAKIAYISTNFVFDGKAEQAYGEYDTANPINEYGRTKYLGEQCVRDTCEKYFIIRTAWLFGFNSKTFVSKFLQSKTKPSYLDVICDQTGSFTYIPDLARTILSLIVSDHYGLYHIVNSGLGTWLDFMLRAKELMRFNTEIRPVKTEELDLAAPRPRFAALASKNYEFLFEKKLRVWTDALADFIKSIQGPGK, encoded by the coding sequence GTGAAGGTGTTCATAACCGGAGCCGATGGCGCGCTGGGGCAGGAAATGCAGAACATCCTAAGGGCCGAAAAAGTTAATTTCCTGCCCACGGACATCAATCAGCTCGACATTACTTATTTTAAGAAAGTCAATGAATCGGTCATGGCTTACCGGCCTGACGTCATAATCCATTGTGCCGCAATAAGCGACGTCGACGAGTGCGAAAAAACCAAAGATCTGGCATACCGGATCAATGTTCTGGGCACGCTCGGACTGGCGATCATAGCAAACAAGATCGATGCTAAGATCGCATATATAAGTACGAATTTCGTCTTTGACGGTAAAGCCGAACAGGCCTATGGCGAATATGACACGGCGAACCCCATAAACGAATACGGCCGGACAAAATATCTGGGGGAACAGTGCGTGCGCGACACCTGTGAAAAATACTTTATTATCCGTACCGCCTGGCTCTTTGGGTTCAATTCCAAGACGTTCGTTTCCAAATTCCTGCAATCAAAGACAAAGCCCTCGTACCTCGACGTTATTTGCGATCAGACCGGTTCTTTTACATATATCCCGGACCTTGCACGAACGATCCTGTCGCTGATCGTATCAGACCATTATGGCCTTTATCATATCGTGAACTCAGGGCTAGGTACATGGCTCGATTTCATGCTCCGGGCCAAAGAACTCATGCGGTTCAACACCGAGATCAGACCTGTAAAAACCGAGGAACTCGACCTTGCCGCGCCGCGTCCGAGGTTTGCCGCGCTGGCGTCAAAAAATTATGAATTTTTATTCGAAAAAAAATTAAGGGTATGGACCGATGCTTTAGCGGATTTCATAAAGTCAATTCAAGGGCCGGGCAAATAA
- a CDS encoding glucose-1-phosphate thymidylyltransferase, translated as MKGLILAGGFGTRLRPLTYTGAKQLIPVANKPIIIYGIEALARAGIKDIGVVVGETAAEVQAALGNGDLFNIRITYIRQEAPLGLAHAIKISQKFLGNDPFIMYLGDNLLKQDLAELITKFNNMKSDALILLTEVPNPQQFGVAVIDKNGKVIKLIEKPKEPPSNYALVGVYLFNTTIYKAIDNIKPSLRNELEITDAIQWLLENKYNVASDIVKGWWKDTGKPEDIIEANLLVLESIEPLNEGVSVDSVINGRVRIEKGARIEKSVIRGPVIIGQGARIINSFIGPFSSIGNNAIIENSEIECSVVMEGAKIKDIEKRIDRSIIGKNVEISQVDQSPRTYKFIVGDQSNIELVK; from the coding sequence ATGAAAGGCCTCATCCTTGCCGGCGGTTTTGGAACGCGTCTGCGGCCTTTAACATATACCGGGGCAAAACAGCTTATACCGGTAGCCAACAAACCGATAATCATCTACGGTATTGAAGCCCTGGCCCGGGCCGGTATCAAGGACATTGGCGTTGTCGTGGGTGAAACTGCCGCCGAAGTACAAGCGGCCCTGGGCAATGGCGATCTTTTCAATATCAGGATCACCTATATCCGCCAGGAGGCGCCGCTGGGCCTGGCGCACGCCATAAAGATCTCCCAAAAATTTTTAGGCAATGATCCTTTTATCATGTACCTTGGCGATAATCTGCTAAAACAGGATCTCGCCGAACTGATCACTAAATTCAACAACATGAAATCTGATGCCTTGATCCTGCTGACCGAGGTGCCTAATCCCCAGCAATTCGGGGTCGCAGTCATCGACAAAAACGGGAAGGTGATAAAACTCATTGAAAAACCCAAGGAACCGCCTTCAAACTATGCTCTCGTCGGTGTCTATTTGTTCAATACCACCATATATAAGGCGATCGACAATATTAAACCGTCATTGCGCAATGAACTGGAAATAACCGACGCCATCCAGTGGCTTCTGGAGAACAAATACAATGTCGCTTCCGACATTGTGAAGGGCTGGTGGAAGGACACGGGTAAGCCCGAGGACATTATTGAAGCGAACCTCCTGGTCCTGGAATCGATCGAACCTCTCAACGAGGGTGTAAGCGTTGATTCGGTCATCAACGGACGCGTCCGTATCGAAAAAGGCGCCCGGATCGAAAAGAGCGTGATCCGGGGACCGGTGATCATAGGCCAGGGAGCGCGCATTATCAATTCCTTCATCGGTCCTTTTTCATCGATCGGGAATAATGCCATTATCGAAAACTCAGAGATCGAATGCAGCGTGGTCATGGAGGGCGCGAAGATCAAGGATATCGAAAAAAGGATCGACCGCTCGATCATCGGCAAGAACGTCGAGATCAGCCAGGTGGACCAATCGCCGCGCACCTATAAATTCATAGTGGGCGATCAGAGCAACATTGAACTGGTGAAGTAA
- a CDS encoding dTDP-4-dehydrorhamnose 3,5-epimerase family protein gives MKKKSIIDGVTVKSLRLIPDERGRLMEILRRDDELFEKFGQVYMTTAYPGVVKAWHYHKLQNDNMTVVKGMAKIVLYDNRPKSPTKGVINEFFAGDDNHVLIHIPKLIWHGFKCISNKECIIVNTVTECYDYEKPDEYRKHPHDSDIPYDWNRKDG, from the coding sequence ATGAAAAAGAAATCGATCATTGATGGCGTCACGGTTAAAAGCCTGCGCTTGATCCCGGATGAACGGGGACGGCTCATGGAGATCTTGCGCCGTGACGATGAACTGTTCGAGAAATTCGGCCAGGTCTACATGACGACCGCGTACCCGGGCGTGGTCAAAGCCTGGCACTATCACAAGCTCCAGAACGATAACATGACGGTGGTCAAAGGCATGGCCAAGATCGTGCTCTACGACAACCGGCCCAAAAGTCCGACCAAGGGCGTGATCAATGAATTTTTCGCAGGCGATGACAATCACGTCCTGATCCACATCCCGAAACTCATCTGGCATGGTTTCAAGTGCATCAGCAACAAGGAATGCATCATCGTCAACACGGTCACCGAATGCTATGATTATGAAAAACCCGATGAATACCGCAAACACCCTCACGATTCCGACATTCCGTACGACTGGAACAGAAAAGATGGCTAG
- the rfbB gene encoding dTDP-glucose 4,6-dehydratase, with protein MKVLITGGCGFIGSNFIKYFNKRYPHYKILNVDKLTYAGNLENLKGLERKKNYKFARADISNASMMRKLFDKFNPDSVINFAAETHVDRSILSPAPFIKTNVIGVSVLLNLSLKHKVRRFVQISTDEVYGSILHGRFREDSPLDPSSPYAASKASSDALVMSYYKTHRLPVIITRSSNNYGPYQFPEKLIPLTIINALTNKKIPVYGDGMNIRDWLFVEDNCSAIDSVFHSGEIGEVYNIGGENELENLYVVKMIVRILGKPDKLMTFVQDRPGHDWRYSLSLSKIRRHLSWHPSTSFESGLKKTIEWYKKNTRWIKSAQTGEYRNFYAKYYSQLGLDTR; from the coding sequence ATGAAGGTACTGATCACCGGCGGTTGCGGTTTCATCGGTTCGAATTTCATCAAGTATTTCAACAAAAGGTATCCCCATTATAAGATCCTGAACGTCGACAAGCTGACCTACGCCGGCAATCTCGAGAACCTGAAAGGGCTGGAGAGGAAAAAAAATTATAAATTCGCCCGGGCCGATATCAGTAACGCTTCGATGATGAGAAAGCTGTTCGACAAGTTCAATCCTGACTCGGTCATTAACTTTGCCGCCGAAACCCACGTCGACCGGTCCATCCTGAGCCCGGCGCCATTTATCAAGACGAACGTGATCGGCGTGAGCGTGCTGCTCAACCTTTCGCTGAAGCACAAGGTAAGGCGTTTCGTCCAGATATCGACCGACGAGGTCTACGGCTCCATCCTCCACGGCCGTTTCCGGGAAGACAGCCCGCTCGATCCTTCCAGCCCTTACGCGGCGAGCAAAGCTTCTTCGGATGCGCTGGTTATGTCCTATTACAAAACGCACCGCTTACCCGTCATCATCACCCGCTCATCGAACAACTACGGACCGTACCAGTTCCCGGAAAAATTGATACCGCTGACCATCATCAACGCGCTGACCAACAAGAAAATCCCTGTCTACGGCGACGGCATGAATATCCGGGACTGGCTTTTTGTCGAAGACAACTGCAGCGCGATCGATTCGGTCTTTCACTCCGGAGAGATCGGCGAGGTCTATAATATCGGCGGCGAGAATGAGCTGGAAAATCTGTACGTCGTAAAAATGATCGTCCGCATTCTGGGGAAACCAGACAAGCTCATGACGTTTGTTCAGGACCGGCCCGGGCATGACTGGCGGTATTCATTGTCTTTGAGCAAAATCCGCCGGCACCTGAGCTGGCATCCCTCGACGTCGTTCGAGAGTGGTCTGAAAAAGACCATTGAGTGGTACAAGAAGAACACCAGATGGATCAAAAGCGCCCAGACCGGCGAATACCGCAACTTCTACGCGAAATACTATTCGCAGCTCGGGCTCGATACCCGCTGA
- a CDS encoding formylmethanofuran dehydrogenase subunit E family protein, with protein MKYKRPKHLTYAQTIQFHGHDGPFLALGYKLGQYLVDRLNPKGIMDLTITVRTRLEKPYTCLIDGLQSSTFATIGKGNLRIMDRPTKIISVTAARNTKKLKILISNQAMKICQTGGDLKKAARLIFNTPDRILFTVKKS; from the coding sequence ATGAAATATAAGAGACCAAAACACCTTACCTACGCACAGACGATCCAATTTCACGGCCACGATGGGCCGTTCCTCGCTTTGGGTTACAAGCTCGGGCAGTATCTGGTTGACCGTCTCAACCCAAAAGGCATTATGGATTTGACTATAACCGTCAGAACCCGCCTGGAAAAACCTTATACCTGTCTAATCGACGGTCTGCAAAGCTCGACTTTCGCGACCATTGGCAAGGGTAACCTTCGGATCATGGACCGCCCGACCAAAATAATATCGGTAACCGCGGCCAGGAACACGAAAAAGCTAAAAATCCTGATCAGCAATCAGGCCATGAAGATCTGTCAGACCGGCGGCGATCTAAAGAAAGCAGCCAGGCTCATCTTCAATACCCCGGACCGGATTCTCTTTACCGTCAAAAAATCGTAA
- a CDS encoding class I SAM-dependent methyltransferase yields MDAYYSDKLSAERLRRCYELATLRVRQYLEAEIDFVRRKIQLGDWVLELGCGYGRIIPQLAAQSDLIVGIDTSYSSIMHGHNVIKNTNHCHLLVMNALQLGFPDQTFDRVICIQNGISAFHVDPRILIREAVRVTKPGGSAIFSSYTDEFWPFRLEWFELQAKAGLVGEIDYDKTKNGVIVCKDGFTATTVRPEDIKEYTKGIKAEIRIEVVDQSSVFYEIIL; encoded by the coding sequence ATGGATGCTTACTATTCTGATAAACTGTCGGCAGAAAGGCTCAGACGCTGCTATGAACTCGCGACGCTCCGGGTCCGGCAGTATCTGGAAGCGGAAATCGATTTTGTCCGCCGGAAAATTCAACTCGGGGATTGGGTTCTTGAACTGGGATGCGGTTACGGACGGATCATTCCGCAGCTTGCCGCCCAGTCCGACCTGATCGTCGGTATTGATACGTCCTATTCATCAATAATGCACGGACATAACGTAATAAAGAATACCAATCATTGTCATCTCCTGGTGATGAACGCGCTTCAGCTGGGATTTCCGGATCAGACCTTTGACCGGGTTATCTGCATTCAAAATGGCATTTCCGCGTTCCATGTCGATCCCAGGATTCTGATCCGGGAGGCAGTCCGGGTGACCAAACCTGGGGGTTCAGCCATTTTTTCCAGCTATACCGACGAATTCTGGCCTTTCCGGCTGGAATGGTTTGAACTTCAGGCGAAGGCCGGTCTGGTGGGTGAGATAGATTATGATAAAACCAAAAACGGAGTTATCGTCTGTAAGGACGGGTTTACCGCGACGACCGTCCGGCCTGAGGATATTAAGGAATATACGAAAGGGATCAAGGCGGAAATTCGGATCGAAGTCGTTGATCAATCCAGTGTTTTTTACGAAATAATTCTCTGA
- a CDS encoding type II toxin-antitoxin system HicB family antitoxin — protein MKFIITVFRDEDGMFIAECPSIPGCVSQGKTEKEAEKNIRDAIKECLKVRAERGMPLTVTTRKVEVHV, from the coding sequence ATGAAATTTATTATTACAGTTTTTCGTGACGAAGACGGAATGTTCATAGCTGAGTGCCCATCAATTCCCGGCTGTGTAAGTCAGGGTAAAACTGAAAAAGAAGCCGAAAAAAACATTCGCGATGCGATCAAGGAGTGCTTAAAGGTGCGGGCGGAAAGAGGAATGCCGCTGACGGTAACTACTCGTAAAGTAGAAGTCCACGTTTAA
- a CDS encoding type II toxin-antitoxin system HicA family toxin, producing the protein MSTVPILKPREVVRTFRKFGWEVARQKGSHIIMTKEGHVATLSIPNHPEVARGTLRSLITKSGITVEEFLVALD; encoded by the coding sequence ATGTCCACAGTACCTATACTGAAACCGCGTGAAGTGGTTAGAACATTTAGAAAATTCGGTTGGGAAGTAGCTCGCCAAAAAGGTAGTCATATTATTATGACAAAAGAAGGACACGTAGCCACTTTATCAATTCCAAATCACCCCGAAGTTGCTCGTGGCACGCTGCGAAGCTTAATTACCAAGTCAGGAATAACAGTCGAAGAATTCTTGGTTGCCTTGGACTAG
- a CDS encoding cytochrome c biogenesis protein CcdA, which produces MTITTIALIALFSQTPKTTVHFFYSPSCGHCMDILLSDIPELQSKYAFVLKKYDIDILENLKILEKMEERIANKTDDLPVVFVGDSAFYGPVAVRKKLGSTLKILALHGHDTTVIDTAGVVHDTSYNQGAVINLYYFYQLECPECDRTESLLKALVSRYSQQLRVHKYDIRDDSCKTLYEALAVERSIPDEKRLLVPAVFIGGQYLIKDFNSAELESLIVRYKNGSPRLDTLVTIAGAHSIMDRFSRFSFLGIALAGLLDGINPCAFATIVFFISYLIFIGRRQKDILIMSASFIASVFACYFAIGIGAYNLMKYLARFSAIARSLFLFFGIAAIILGILSLYDFFVALKNDRSRMILQLPLAIKQRIHDGIKDKTRAGGIIAGSAAAGFLVSFLEFGCTGQVYLPTIMFMISNARTSLKPLWALLLYNFAFIVPLVVIAAAAIIFSTKNIARHLEKRIPLIKIATAVLFFILGIALLLSIS; this is translated from the coding sequence ATGACGATAACAACTATCGCGCTGATCGCGCTTTTCAGCCAGACCCCGAAAACGACAGTCCATTTTTTCTATAGCCCCAGCTGCGGGCACTGCATGGACATTCTGCTGAGCGACATACCCGAACTTCAATCGAAATATGCCTTCGTATTGAAAAAATACGACATCGATATCCTCGAAAATTTAAAGATACTTGAGAAGATGGAGGAAAGGATCGCCAATAAGACCGACGACTTGCCGGTCGTCTTTGTCGGAGATTCGGCCTTTTACGGACCGGTCGCGGTCAGAAAAAAATTGGGGTCGACGCTTAAAATACTGGCCTTGCACGGCCATGACACGACCGTTATTGACACAGCCGGGGTCGTACACGACACGTCGTATAACCAGGGCGCGGTGATCAACCTGTACTACTTTTATCAACTGGAATGCCCGGAATGCGACCGCACCGAGAGCCTTCTCAAGGCGCTGGTCAGCCGTTATTCACAGCAGTTGCGCGTGCATAAGTATGATATTCGCGACGATTCCTGTAAAACGCTGTATGAAGCCCTCGCGGTCGAGCGTTCAATACCAGACGAAAAACGTCTGCTCGTGCCGGCCGTCTTTATCGGTGGCCAATATCTGATCAAGGATTTTAACTCGGCGGAACTGGAATCGCTTATCGTTCGTTATAAAAATGGCAGTCCCCGGCTCGACACGCTCGTCACGATCGCCGGCGCGCACAGCATTATGGATAGATTCTCCCGTTTTTCGTTCCTGGGGATTGCGTTGGCTGGGCTGCTCGACGGAATCAATCCCTGCGCCTTCGCTACGATCGTATTCTTTATCAGTTACCTGATCTTTATCGGCCGGCGCCAAAAGGATATCCTGATCATGTCCGCGTCGTTCATTGCCAGTGTTTTTGCCTGCTATTTTGCCATCGGAATCGGTGCCTATAATTTAATGAAATACCTCGCGCGGTTTTCTGCGATCGCCCGTTCCCTGTTCCTGTTTTTCGGAATTGCCGCCATTATTCTTGGAATCTTGAGCCTTTATGATTTTTTCGTCGCCCTGAAAAACGACCGCTCAAGGATGATCCTCCAGCTGCCCCTCGCCATCAAGCAGCGCATACATGACGGCATAAAAGATAAAACCCGCGCCGGCGGCATAATCGCCGGATCCGCAGCAGCCGGGTTTCTTGTCTCATTTCTGGAATTCGGCTGCACCGGCCAGGTCTATCTACCAACCATAATGTTCATGATATCGAACGCCCGGACTTCTTTAAAGCCCCTTTGGGCGCTCCTGCTTTACAACTTTGCGTTCATCGTGCCGCTGGTGGTCATCGCGGCAGCGGCCATTATTTTTTCGACGAAGAACATTGCCCGTCATCTGGAAAAAAGGATCCCCCTGATCAAAATCGCCACGGCCGTCCTGTTCTTCATTCTGGGTATCGCCCTGCTGCTTTCAATCTCGTAA
- a CDS encoding Tol-Pal system beta propeller repeat protein TolB has protein sequence MSAKALFFGLFFSTLLFAQEVFLRLSDYAGGKNNIVIEPFGLSGSPDFISKASTIGMVIRDDLDYSLYFDIYPDTSFLLGEPKKSGVVLKAKGVEPQLTIALVDFESHETIHEMTFALTGEVRATAHQASDKIIEVLTGEKGIASTKIVLSYVKGNGKEIGVADYDGYNFSAVTNNHTYNLFPAWAPDAARILYSSYAKDRLNLYIYDLASKKNSLIASNAGLNFAPCWSPDGAKIALTLTKDGNAEIYLLDLGTKGLSRLTNNKAIDCSPAFSPNSRELAFVSDRSGNPQVYIMDAYGSNVRRLTFHGSYNTSPAWSPKGDLIAYVSREDDNTQQIYVTDPNDFLPIRLTYERNNEEPAWSPNGLHIVFSSNRGGVYELFSMNWDGTRQRRLTRETVARSPDWSSITE, from the coding sequence GTGAGCGCGAAAGCACTGTTCTTCGGTCTCTTTTTTTCCACCTTATTATTTGCTCAGGAAGTTTTCTTAAGGCTTTCAGATTACGCGGGTGGCAAGAACAACATAGTCATTGAACCCTTCGGCCTGAGCGGATCACCGGATTTCATCTCAAAAGCGAGCACCATCGGCATGGTCATCCGGGATGATCTGGATTATTCGCTGTATTTCGACATATACCCCGACACCTCGTTCTTGCTGGGCGAGCCAAAAAAATCAGGCGTGGTGCTCAAGGCAAAAGGCGTGGAACCGCAATTGACGATCGCGCTGGTCGATTTCGAGTCGCACGAAACGATCCATGAAATGACGTTTGCGTTGACCGGCGAGGTCCGCGCAACTGCCCATCAGGCATCCGACAAGATCATCGAAGTACTGACCGGCGAGAAGGGCATTGCCTCGACAAAGATCGTATTATCCTATGTTAAGGGAAATGGCAAGGAGATCGGCGTGGCCGATTATGACGGTTACAATTTCTCAGCCGTTACGAACAATCACACCTACAACCTGTTCCCGGCCTGGGCGCCCGATGCGGCCAGGATATTGTATTCATCCTACGCCAAAGACCGCCTGAACTTGTACATCTACGATCTGGCGTCGAAAAAAAACAGCCTTATAGCGTCCAATGCCGGGCTCAATTTCGCGCCATGCTGGTCGCCCGATGGCGCGAAAATAGCCCTGACCTTGACCAAGGACGGGAACGCCGAGATCTATCTGCTCGACCTGGGAACAAAAGGGTTGAGCCGTCTGACCAATAACAAGGCGATCGACTGCTCACCGGCATTTTCGCCCAACAGCCGGGAATTGGCTTTTGTGTCCGACCGTTCGGGCAATCCTCAAGTCTACATAATGGATGCGTACGGCAGTAATGTCCGGCGGCTCACGTTCCATGGAAGTTATAATACCTCGCCGGCCTGGTCGCCGAAGGGTGACCTGATCGCGTACGTTTCCCGCGAGGATGACAATACCCAGCAGATCTACGTAACCGATCCCAATGATTTTCTGCCGATAAGACTGACCTATGAACGGAATAATGAGGAACCGGCGTGGTCCCCGAATGGTCTGCATATCGTATTCTCGTCAAACCGGGGCGGAGTATATGAGCTTTTCTCAATGAACTGGGATGGCACCAGACAGCGCCGACTCACGCGTGAAACAGTCGCCCGCTCGCCAGACTGGTCGTCTATTACCGAGTGA
- a CDS encoding TonB family protein — translation MSKSVLVSLIIHVLLFTAIAFSNRTTFKPVKKIEIYKVGLAPMPQPKILKTDDVKAEDLKSPVEKLEEKAAPSKEGVPKKKEEAKPAMPKKGSEKGSPTGLPDIKPQIYTGSGRGFTYSYYLNILLSKIGDNWHNPFEGKDVVMKAILYFEVDKTGKISNVRIEEDSGDDIYDESAMRAITLTKKLPPLPKEFSDDYLKVHLEFLTAQ, via the coding sequence ATGAGTAAATCCGTGCTAGTTTCTTTGATCATTCATGTCCTCTTGTTTACCGCGATCGCTTTCTCCAATCGCACGACCTTCAAACCGGTGAAAAAGATCGAGATCTACAAAGTCGGCCTGGCGCCCATGCCCCAGCCCAAGATCCTTAAGACCGACGATGTAAAAGCAGAAGACCTGAAGAGTCCGGTCGAGAAACTGGAAGAAAAAGCAGCGCCATCAAAAGAGGGCGTGCCCAAGAAAAAAGAAGAAGCAAAACCGGCCATGCCCAAAAAGGGCAGTGAAAAAGGCTCGCCGACCGGGTTACCCGATATCAAACCCCAGATCTACACGGGCAGCGGCCGGGGGTTCACATATTCATATTACTTGAACATCCTGCTGAGCAAGATCGGCGATAACTGGCACAATCCTTTTGAAGGCAAGGACGTGGTCATGAAGGCGATCCTGTATTTCGAGGTCGATAAGACCGGAAAGATCTCCAACGTGCGGATCGAGGAAGATTCGGGTGACGACATCTATGATGAATCCGCCATGCGGGCGATCACCCTGACCAAGAAACTGCCGCCCTTGCCCAAGGAATTTTCCGATGATTACCTCAAGGTCCATCTTGAGTTCCTGACCGCCCAGTGA